A part of Rhinoderma darwinii isolate aRhiDar2 chromosome 1, aRhiDar2.hap1, whole genome shotgun sequence genomic DNA contains:
- the LOC142663240 gene encoding uncharacterized protein LOC142663240, translating into MTNNKAEEEAEEEQMRGDQPCKSEVEGEIPGGVTTENHTKNSEGNFMVSINFEVEDEDIIQQSSGENLITLNVHPGHHRRDLSYNSTNHEEPTPDQSQIVTTSTAQKGGERFQCGKQLIKIPGLFTNRRIHTGEKLYSCSECGKCFTDKSILVKHERSHIGEKPYSCSECGKCFITKAKLRNHHRIHTGEKPYSCSECGKCFTQKSDLVIHERIHTGEKPYSCPECGKCFSYKSYLVRHERIHTGEKPYSCSECGKCFTEKSSLAKHRRIHTEKLYSCSECGKCYTHKSYLVIHERNHTGEKPYLCSECGKCFKDKLGLAKHRRSHTGEKPYLFTECGKCFTDKSNLVTHESIDTEEKPYSCSECGKCFTQKSDLVVHERIHTGEKPYSCSECGKCFTRKSYLVIHERSHTGEKPYSCSECGKRFTYKSNLVIHKRIHTGEKPYSCSECGKCFTEKSHLVRHERSHTGEKPYSCSECRKCFTYKSHLVIHERSHTGEKPYSCSECGKCFTDKSSLAKHRRIHTGEKLYSCSECGKYFTRKSYLVVHERSHTGEKPYSCSECGKCFTTKGKLRAHKRSHTG; encoded by the coding sequence aaaatcaCACTAAGAATTCTGAGGGAAACTTCATGGTATCAATAAATTttgaagtagaagatgaagatatcatacagcagtcttcaggagaaaacctcattacacttaatgtacatccaggacATCACAGAAGAGATCTATCATATAATTCCACTAATCATGAGGAACCTactcctgaccaatcacagattgttaccacaagtacagctcagaaagggggtgaaaggtttcaatgtggtaaacaGCTCATAAAAATACCAGGTCTTTTTACGaacagaagaattcacacaggggagaagctgtattcatgttcagaatgtgggaaatgttttacagataaatcaattcTTGTTaagcatgagagaagtcacataggagagaaaccatattcatgttcagaatgtgggaaatgttttattactaaagcCAAACTTAGGAATCATCATAGaatccacacaggggagaagccttattcatgttcagaatgtgggaaatgttttacacaaaaatcagatcttgttatacatgagagaatacacacaggagagaagccgtattcatgtccagaatgtgggaaatgcttttcATACAAATcatatcttgttagacatgagagaattcacacaggagagaagccgtattcatgttcagaatgtgggaaatgttttacagagaaATCAAGTCTTGCTAAGCATAGGAGAATTCACacagagaagctgtattcatgttcagaatgtgggaaatgttatacaCACAAATCAtaccttgttatacatgagagaaatcacacaggagagaagccatatttatgttcagaatgtgggaaatgttttaaagaTAAATTAGGTCTTGCCAAGCAtaggagaagtcacacaggagagaagccgtatttatttacagaatgtgggaaatgttttactgataaatcaaatcttgttacacatgagagtatTGACACcgaagagaagccatattcatgttcagaatgtggaaaatgttttacacaaaaatcagatcttgttgtacatgagagaattcacacaggagagaaaccgtattcatgttcagaatgtgggaaatgttttacacgcaAATCAtaccttgttatacatgagagaagtcacacaggagagaagccatattcatgttcagaatgtgggaaacgttttacatataaatcaaatcttgtaatacataagagaattcacacaggagagaagccgtattcatgttcagaatgtgggaaatgttttacagaaaaatcacatcttgttagacatgagagaagtcacacaggagagaagccgtattcatgttcagaatgtaggaaatgttttacctataaatcacatcttgttatacatgagagaagtcatacaggagagaagccgtattcatgttcagaatgtggaaaatgttttacagataaatcaagtcttgctaAGCAtaggagaattcacacaggagagaagctgtattcatgttcagaatgtggaaaatattTTACACGCAAATCATACCTTgttgtacatgagagaagtcacacaggagagaagccatattcatgttcagaatgtgggaaatgttttactactaaagGCAAACTTCGTGctcataagagaagtcacacagggtag